A region of Dioscorea cayenensis subsp. rotundata cultivar TDr96_F1 chromosome 5, TDr96_F1_v2_PseudoChromosome.rev07_lg8_w22 25.fasta, whole genome shotgun sequence DNA encodes the following proteins:
- the LOC120261099 gene encoding major pollen allergen Ole e 10-like — MARRAEALSSFPVLSVALMLLAFTLGGTVKLVQGQKTWCVAKPSLDEATLLLNINYACSQVDCSVLRKGSPCFNPDNLISHASVSMNLYYQSKGPKFLELQLQEHRTHCHD, encoded by the exons ATGGCAAGAAGAGCTGAAGCACTCTCTTCTTTCCCAGTTCTCTCTGTTGCGCTGATGCTGCTGGCTTTCACTTTGG GAGGGACTGTGAAGTTGGTGCAGGGTCAG AAAACATGGTGTGTTGCAAAACCTTCACTGGATGAAGCAACTTTGCTGCTAAATATCAACTATGCCTGCTCTCAGGTGGACTGCAGTGTATTGAGAAAAGGCAGTCCTTGCTTCAACCCAGACAATCTCATTTCTCATGCATCTGTGTCCATGAATCTCTATTACCAATCAAAAGGGCCGAAATTCCTGGAATTGCAACTTCAAGAACACCGCACTCATTGTCATGACTGA
- the LOC120261098 gene encoding uncharacterized protein LOC120261098 has translation MTSTSAPEGPLHQQQQQQQQLVGSVAAPPRASNSRIPLDEISKLYHLPIAEAASILGVCTSVLKRICREHGVVRWPYRKFIAGKTADDIKKDSGGEGANEFVDPSNMAKQKIDVSKMLLPTSVSSSLTFGSQVPNKTAGLTQDPSKLQRGIPMVGSTAQPQVARFSQDGWANTFQSSTRHIPSYMDEFKFGFPVNGLSTVTVKWWGSGNKESSEKSSKGVPMGENVEKQEACDSSNETSSLAKIDGKEDNDVECAEIKTEPKPSTLLCSTRKNAVEYGHKTLKLGISKGYETYKLTKKQKSVLLQVFKTSLPDQWKESFS, from the exons ATGACGTCTACGTCAGCACCAGAGGGTCcacttcaccagcagcagcagcagcagcagcaactcGTCGGAAGCGTCGCAGCGCCGCCGCGGGCATCCAATAGTAGGATCCCTCTGGACGAGATCTCCAAGCTCTACCACCTTCCCATTGCGGAGGCTGCTTCCATCCTTG GTGTCTGTACTAGTGTATTGAAGAGAATTTGCCGTGAACATGGTGTGGTAAGGTGGCCATATCGAAAG tttatTGCTGGGAAAACTGCTGATGATATTAAAAAGGATTCTGGTGGGGAAGGAGCCAATGAGTTTGTGGATCCATCAAATATggcaaaacaaaagattgatGTTTCCAAAATGCTTCTACCAACTTCAGTTTCATCATCATTAACTTT TGGCAGTCAAGTTCCAAATAAGACAGCAGGCCTTACTCAGGACCCATCTAAATTGCAGCGAGGGATTCCGATGGTAGGTAGCACTGCACAACCTCAAGTAGCGAGGTTTTCACAAGATGGATGGGCCAATACATTCCAAAGTAGCACGAGACACATCCCTTCCTATATGGATGAGTTTAAGTTTGGATTTCCAGTGAACGGCTTATCAACTGTGACAGTTAAGTGGTGGGGAAGTGGCAACAAGGAGAGCAGTGAAAAGAGCTCAAAAGGAGTGCCTATGGGTGAAAATGTGGAGAAACAAGAAGCATGTGACTCATCAAACGAAACTTCTAGCCTTGCTAAAATAGATGGTAAAGAGGATAATGATGTGGAATGTGCTGAGATTAAAACTGAGCCAAAGCCATCAACCTTGTTGTGCTCTACTAGGAAGAATGCTGTTGAGTATGGGCATAAAACCCTTAAGCTTGGAATCTCGAAAGGGTATGAGACATACAAGTTGACCAAGAAGCAGAAATCAGTGCTCCTTCAAGTGTTTAAAACTTCCTTGCCTGATCAATGGAAGGAGAGCTTCTCTTAA
- the LOC120261095 gene encoding glutathionyl-hydroquinone reductase YqjG-like isoform X2, whose translation MILSPSPSFLHCHRTFVFQRTFSFRKHSVHMARSALEETSESGAFNRTPSTFRSLISRDKTSPFPAESGRYHLYVSYACPWASRCLAYLKLKGLDNVISYSSVKPKWERTKETDEHYGWVFPASSMEEPGAEPDKLNGVTSIRALYEFASPNYSGKYTVPVLWDKKLKTVVNNESSDIIRMMNTEFNDMAENVDLDLYPTHLQPLIDEVNEWVYDGINNGVYRCGFAKKQEPYDEAVTKLYEALDKCEEILSKQRYICGNVLTEADVRLFVTLIRFDEVYVVHFKCNKKLIREYPNLFNYTKDIYQTNGMSSTVNMEHIKKHYYGSHPSINPFGIVPIGSNIDFSAPHDRARFAP comes from the exons ATGATCTTGTCGCCATCACCATCCTTTCTCCATTGCCATAGGACCTTCGTCTTCCAAAGAACCTTCTCTTTCCGCAAG CATTCGGTTCACATGGCTCGATCAGCATTGGAAGAGACTTCCGAGTCTGGTGCATTCAATCGCACACCATCAACTTTTCGGAGTTTAATTTCAAGAGATAAGACATCTCCTTTTCCTGCAGAATCTGGTAGGTATCATCTATATGTATCATACGCATGTCCGTGGGCATCCAGGTGTTTAGCATACTTAAAGCTCAAAGGGCTGGACAATGTAATCAGCTACTCG TCTGTAAAACCAAAATGGGAAAGGACCAAGGAAACTGATGAGCATTATGGATGGGTTTTTCCTGCTTCTAGCATGGAAGAACCAGGAGCTGAACCTGATAAGCTAAATGGAGTTACAAGTATCAGAGCTCTTTATGAGTTTGCAAGCCCTAATTATTCTGGAAAATATACTGTTCCA GTTCTTTGGGATAAAAAGCTTAAAACAGTTGTCAACAATGAAAGCTCGGATATAATACGTATGATGAACACTGAGTTTAATGATATGGCAGAGAATGTGGATTTGGATTTATACCCTACTCATTTGCAGCCTCTTATTGATGAGGTCAATGAATGGGTATATGATGGAATTAACAATGGTGTTTACAGGTGTGGATTTGCTAAGAAACAAGAGCCTTACGATGAG GCAGTCACAAAGTTATATGAAGCCTTGGACAAGTGTGAAGAGATACTAAGCAAGCAGCGGTACATTTGTGGGAATGTGTTGACTGAAGCTGATGTGCGCTTGTTTGTCACTCTCATAAGATTTGATGAG GTTTATGTTGttcatttcaagtgcaacaaGAAGCTGATACGAGAGTATCCAAATCTGTTCAACTACACCAAAGACATATACCAAACCAATGGCATGAGCAGCACCGTTAACATGGAACACATCAAGAAGCACTACTACGGAAGCCACCCATCCATCAATCCATTCGGTATTGTTCCAATTGGTTCCAACATCGATTTCTCTGCTCCTCATGACAGAGCTCGCTTTGCCCCTTAA
- the LOC120261096 gene encoding glutathionyl-hydroquinone reductase YqjG-like isoform X2 yields the protein MAQSALEETSESGSFKRTPSTFRSLISKDRTSPFPAESGRYHLYVSYACPWASRCLAYLKLKGLDNVISYTAVKPKWGRTKETDEHYGWVFPASSMEEPGAEPDKLNGVTSIRALYEFASPNYSGKYTVPVLWDKKLKTIVNNESSDIIRMMNTEFNDMAENADLDLYPTHLQPLIDEVNEWVYDWINNGVYRCGFTKKQEPYDEAVTKLFEALDKCEEILSKQRYICGNVLTEADVRLFVTLIRFDEVYFVHFKCNKKLIQEYPNLFNYTKDIYQINGMSSTVNKEHIKKSYYSQLFINPFGIVPIGPNIDFSAAHDRARFGP from the exons ATGGCTCAATCAGCATTGGAAGAGACTTCCGAGTCTGGTTCATTCAAACGCACACCATCAACTTTTCGGAGTTTAATTTCAAAGGATAGGACATCTCCTTTTCCTGCAGAATCTGGTAGGTATCATCTATATGTATCATACGCATGCCCGTGGGCATCCAGGTGTTTGGCATACTTAAAGCTCAAAGGGCTGGACAATGTAATCAGTTACACA GCTGTAAAACCAAAATGGGGAAGGACCAAGGAAACTGATGAGCATTATGGATGGGTTTTTCCTGCTTCTAGCATGGAAGAACCAGGAGCCGAACCTGATAAGCTAAATGGAGTTACAAGTATCAGAGCACTTTATGAGTTTGCAAGCCCTAATTATTCTGGAAAATATACTGTTCCA GTTCTGTGGGATAAAAAGCTTAAAACAATTGTCAACAATGAAAGCTCGGATATAATACGCATGATGAATACCGAGTTTAATGATATGGCAGAGAATGCTGATTTGGATTTATACCCTACTCATTTGCAGCCTCTTATTGATGAGGTCAATGAATGGGTATATGATTGGATTAACAATGGTGTTTACAGGTGTGGATTCACTAAGAAACAAGAGCCTTACGATGAG GCAGTCACAAAGTTATTTGAAGCCCTTGACAAGTGTGAAGAGATACTTAGCAAGCAGCGGTACATTTGTGGGAATGTGTTGACTGAAGCTGATGTGCGCTTGTTCGTCACTCTCATAAGGTTTGATGAG gtttattttgttcatttcaagtgcaacaaGAAGCTGATACAAGAGTATCCAAATCTGTTCAACTACACCAAAGACATATACCAAATCAATGGTATGAGCAGCACTGTTAACAAGGAACACATTAAGAAGAGCTACTACAGCCAGCTATTCATCAATCCATTCGGCATTGTTCCAATTGGTCCCAACATTGATTTCTCTGCTGCTCATGACAGAGCTCGCTTTGGCCCTTAA
- the LOC120261097 gene encoding glutathionyl-hydroquinone reductase YqjG-like, translated as MAQSALEETSETGAFNRTPSTFRSLISRDKTSPFPAESGRYHLFVSYACPWASRCLAYLKLKGLDNVISYTVVKPKWERINETDEHYGWVFPAFSMEEPGAKPDKLNGVTSIRALYEFASPNYTGKYTVPVLWDKKLKTIVNNESSEITRMMNTEFNDMAEIADLDLYPSHLQPLIDEVNEWVYDGINNGVYRCGFASKQEPYDEAVTKLYEALDKCEEILSKQRYICGNVLTEADVRLFVTLIRFDEVYVVHFKCNKKLIREYPNLFNYTKDIYQTNGMSSTVNMEHIKKGYGSHPSINPLGIVPIGPNIDFSAAHDRARFAP; from the exons ATGGCTCAATCAGCGTTGGAAGAGACTTCCGAGACTGGTGCATTTAATCGCACACCATCAACTTTTCGGAGTTTAATTTCAAGGGATAAGACATCTCCTTTTCCTGCAGAATCTGGTAGGTACCATCTATTTGTATCATATGCATGCCCGTGGGCATCCAGGTGTTTGGCATACTTAAAGCTCAAAGGGCTGGACAATGTAATCAGTTACACA GTTGTAAAACCAAAATGGGAAAGGATCAACGAAACTGATGAGCATTATGGATGGGTTTTTCCTGCTTTTAGCATGGAAGAACCAGGAGCCAAACCTGATAAGCTAAATGGAGTTACAAGTATCAGAGCACTTTATGAGTTTGCAAGCCCTAATTATACTGGAAAATATACTGTTCCA GTTCTTTGGGATAAAAAGCTTAAAACGATTGTCAACAATGAAAGCTCGGAAATAACACGCATGATGAACACTGAGTTTAATGATATGGCAGAGATTGCTGATTTGGACTTATACCCTTCTCATTTGCAGCCTCTTATTGATGAAGTCAATGAATGGGTATATGATGGGATTAACAACGGTGTTTACAGGTGTGGATTTGCTAGTAAACAAGAGCCTTACGATGAG GCAGTCACAAAATTATATGAAGCCTTGGACAAGTGTGAAGAGATACTTAGCAAGCAGCGGTACATTTGTGGGAATGTGTTGACTGAAGCTGATGTGCGCTTGTTTGTCACTCTTATAAGATTTGATGAG GTTTATGTTGTTCATTTCAAATGCAACAAGAAGCTGATACGTGAGTATCCAAATCTGTTCAACTACACCAAAGACATATACCAAACCAATGGCATGAGCAGCACCGTTAACATGGAACACATTAAGAAGGGCTACGGAAGCCACCCATCCATCAATCCATTAGGCATTGTTCCAATTGGTCCCAACATTGATTTCTCTGCTGCTCATGACAGAGCTCGCTTTGCCCCTTAA
- the LOC120261095 gene encoding glutathionyl-hydroquinone reductase YqjG-like isoform X3: MFCEHAQATPSTGVLHSVHMARSALEETSESGAFNRTPSTFRSLISRDKTSPFPAESGRYHLYVSYACPWASRCLAYLKLKGLDNVISYSSVKPKWERTKETDEHYGWVFPASSMEEPGAEPDKLNGVTSIRALYEFASPNYSGKYTVPVLWDKKLKTVVNNESSDIIRMMNTEFNDMAENVDLDLYPTHLQPLIDEVNEWVYDGINNGVYRCGFAKKQEPYDEAVTKLYEALDKCEEILSKQRYICGNVLTEADVRLFVTLIRFDEVYVVHFKCNKKLIREYPNLFNYTKDIYQTNGMSSTVNMEHIKKHYYGSHPSINPFGIVPIGSNIDFSAPHDRARFAP, from the exons ATGTTTTGTGAACATGCACAAGCCACACCATCAACAGGAGTACTG CATTCGGTTCACATGGCTCGATCAGCATTGGAAGAGACTTCCGAGTCTGGTGCATTCAATCGCACACCATCAACTTTTCGGAGTTTAATTTCAAGAGATAAGACATCTCCTTTTCCTGCAGAATCTGGTAGGTATCATCTATATGTATCATACGCATGTCCGTGGGCATCCAGGTGTTTAGCATACTTAAAGCTCAAAGGGCTGGACAATGTAATCAGCTACTCG TCTGTAAAACCAAAATGGGAAAGGACCAAGGAAACTGATGAGCATTATGGATGGGTTTTTCCTGCTTCTAGCATGGAAGAACCAGGAGCTGAACCTGATAAGCTAAATGGAGTTACAAGTATCAGAGCTCTTTATGAGTTTGCAAGCCCTAATTATTCTGGAAAATATACTGTTCCA GTTCTTTGGGATAAAAAGCTTAAAACAGTTGTCAACAATGAAAGCTCGGATATAATACGTATGATGAACACTGAGTTTAATGATATGGCAGAGAATGTGGATTTGGATTTATACCCTACTCATTTGCAGCCTCTTATTGATGAGGTCAATGAATGGGTATATGATGGAATTAACAATGGTGTTTACAGGTGTGGATTTGCTAAGAAACAAGAGCCTTACGATGAG GCAGTCACAAAGTTATATGAAGCCTTGGACAAGTGTGAAGAGATACTAAGCAAGCAGCGGTACATTTGTGGGAATGTGTTGACTGAAGCTGATGTGCGCTTGTTTGTCACTCTCATAAGATTTGATGAG GTTTATGTTGttcatttcaagtgcaacaaGAAGCTGATACGAGAGTATCCAAATCTGTTCAACTACACCAAAGACATATACCAAACCAATGGCATGAGCAGCACCGTTAACATGGAACACATCAAGAAGCACTACTACGGAAGCCACCCATCCATCAATCCATTCGGTATTGTTCCAATTGGTTCCAACATCGATTTCTCTGCTCCTCATGACAGAGCTCGCTTTGCCCCTTAA
- the LOC120261096 gene encoding glutathionyl-hydroquinone reductase YqjG-like isoform X1 translates to MIKSPSFSFLHCHRTFVFQRSFYFHKRSVHMAQSALEETSESGSFKRTPSTFRSLISKDRTSPFPAESGRYHLYVSYACPWASRCLAYLKLKGLDNVISYTAVKPKWGRTKETDEHYGWVFPASSMEEPGAEPDKLNGVTSIRALYEFASPNYSGKYTVPVLWDKKLKTIVNNESSDIIRMMNTEFNDMAENADLDLYPTHLQPLIDEVNEWVYDWINNGVYRCGFTKKQEPYDEAVTKLFEALDKCEEILSKQRYICGNVLTEADVRLFVTLIRFDEVYFVHFKCNKKLIQEYPNLFNYTKDIYQINGMSSTVNKEHIKKSYYSQLFINPFGIVPIGPNIDFSAAHDRARFGP, encoded by the exons ATGATCAAATCGCCATCATTCTCCTTTCTCCATTGCCATAGGACCTTTGTCTTCCAAAGATCCTTCTATTTCCACAAG CGTTCAGTTCACATGGCTCAATCAGCATTGGAAGAGACTTCCGAGTCTGGTTCATTCAAACGCACACCATCAACTTTTCGGAGTTTAATTTCAAAGGATAGGACATCTCCTTTTCCTGCAGAATCTGGTAGGTATCATCTATATGTATCATACGCATGCCCGTGGGCATCCAGGTGTTTGGCATACTTAAAGCTCAAAGGGCTGGACAATGTAATCAGTTACACA GCTGTAAAACCAAAATGGGGAAGGACCAAGGAAACTGATGAGCATTATGGATGGGTTTTTCCTGCTTCTAGCATGGAAGAACCAGGAGCCGAACCTGATAAGCTAAATGGAGTTACAAGTATCAGAGCACTTTATGAGTTTGCAAGCCCTAATTATTCTGGAAAATATACTGTTCCA GTTCTGTGGGATAAAAAGCTTAAAACAATTGTCAACAATGAAAGCTCGGATATAATACGCATGATGAATACCGAGTTTAATGATATGGCAGAGAATGCTGATTTGGATTTATACCCTACTCATTTGCAGCCTCTTATTGATGAGGTCAATGAATGGGTATATGATTGGATTAACAATGGTGTTTACAGGTGTGGATTCACTAAGAAACAAGAGCCTTACGATGAG GCAGTCACAAAGTTATTTGAAGCCCTTGACAAGTGTGAAGAGATACTTAGCAAGCAGCGGTACATTTGTGGGAATGTGTTGACTGAAGCTGATGTGCGCTTGTTCGTCACTCTCATAAGGTTTGATGAG gtttattttgttcatttcaagtgcaacaaGAAGCTGATACAAGAGTATCCAAATCTGTTCAACTACACCAAAGACATATACCAAATCAATGGTATGAGCAGCACTGTTAACAAGGAACACATTAAGAAGAGCTACTACAGCCAGCTATTCATCAATCCATTCGGCATTGTTCCAATTGGTCCCAACATTGATTTCTCTGCTGCTCATGACAGAGCTCGCTTTGGCCCTTAA
- the LOC120261095 gene encoding glutathionyl-hydroquinone reductase YqjG-like isoform X4: MARSALEETSESGAFNRTPSTFRSLISRDKTSPFPAESGRYHLYVSYACPWASRCLAYLKLKGLDNVISYSSVKPKWERTKETDEHYGWVFPASSMEEPGAEPDKLNGVTSIRALYEFASPNYSGKYTVPVLWDKKLKTVVNNESSDIIRMMNTEFNDMAENVDLDLYPTHLQPLIDEVNEWVYDGINNGVYRCGFAKKQEPYDEAVTKLYEALDKCEEILSKQRYICGNVLTEADVRLFVTLIRFDEVYVVHFKCNKKLIREYPNLFNYTKDIYQTNGMSSTVNMEHIKKHYYGSHPSINPFGIVPIGSNIDFSAPHDRARFAP; encoded by the exons ATGGCTCGATCAGCATTGGAAGAGACTTCCGAGTCTGGTGCATTCAATCGCACACCATCAACTTTTCGGAGTTTAATTTCAAGAGATAAGACATCTCCTTTTCCTGCAGAATCTGGTAGGTATCATCTATATGTATCATACGCATGTCCGTGGGCATCCAGGTGTTTAGCATACTTAAAGCTCAAAGGGCTGGACAATGTAATCAGCTACTCG TCTGTAAAACCAAAATGGGAAAGGACCAAGGAAACTGATGAGCATTATGGATGGGTTTTTCCTGCTTCTAGCATGGAAGAACCAGGAGCTGAACCTGATAAGCTAAATGGAGTTACAAGTATCAGAGCTCTTTATGAGTTTGCAAGCCCTAATTATTCTGGAAAATATACTGTTCCA GTTCTTTGGGATAAAAAGCTTAAAACAGTTGTCAACAATGAAAGCTCGGATATAATACGTATGATGAACACTGAGTTTAATGATATGGCAGAGAATGTGGATTTGGATTTATACCCTACTCATTTGCAGCCTCTTATTGATGAGGTCAATGAATGGGTATATGATGGAATTAACAATGGTGTTTACAGGTGTGGATTTGCTAAGAAACAAGAGCCTTACGATGAG GCAGTCACAAAGTTATATGAAGCCTTGGACAAGTGTGAAGAGATACTAAGCAAGCAGCGGTACATTTGTGGGAATGTGTTGACTGAAGCTGATGTGCGCTTGTTTGTCACTCTCATAAGATTTGATGAG GTTTATGTTGttcatttcaagtgcaacaaGAAGCTGATACGAGAGTATCCAAATCTGTTCAACTACACCAAAGACATATACCAAACCAATGGCATGAGCAGCACCGTTAACATGGAACACATCAAGAAGCACTACTACGGAAGCCACCCATCCATCAATCCATTCGGTATTGTTCCAATTGGTTCCAACATCGATTTCTCTGCTCCTCATGACAGAGCTCGCTTTGCCCCTTAA
- the LOC120261095 gene encoding glutathionyl-hydroquinone reductase YqjG-like isoform X1, which yields MILSPSPSFLHCHRTFVFQRTFSFRKSSLFLCGSSNLALSGVSLGGIIYFFEHSVHMARSALEETSESGAFNRTPSTFRSLISRDKTSPFPAESGRYHLYVSYACPWASRCLAYLKLKGLDNVISYSSVKPKWERTKETDEHYGWVFPASSMEEPGAEPDKLNGVTSIRALYEFASPNYSGKYTVPVLWDKKLKTVVNNESSDIIRMMNTEFNDMAENVDLDLYPTHLQPLIDEVNEWVYDGINNGVYRCGFAKKQEPYDEAVTKLYEALDKCEEILSKQRYICGNVLTEADVRLFVTLIRFDEVYVVHFKCNKKLIREYPNLFNYTKDIYQTNGMSSTVNMEHIKKHYYGSHPSINPFGIVPIGSNIDFSAPHDRARFAP from the exons ATGATCTTGTCGCCATCACCATCCTTTCTCCATTGCCATAGGACCTTCGTCTTCCAAAGAACCTTCTCTTTCCGCAAG TCTTCACTGTTTCTCTGCGGTTCTTCTAATCTAGCACTCTCTGGTGTCTCTTTGGGTGGCATCATCTACTTCTTTGAG CATTCGGTTCACATGGCTCGATCAGCATTGGAAGAGACTTCCGAGTCTGGTGCATTCAATCGCACACCATCAACTTTTCGGAGTTTAATTTCAAGAGATAAGACATCTCCTTTTCCTGCAGAATCTGGTAGGTATCATCTATATGTATCATACGCATGTCCGTGGGCATCCAGGTGTTTAGCATACTTAAAGCTCAAAGGGCTGGACAATGTAATCAGCTACTCG TCTGTAAAACCAAAATGGGAAAGGACCAAGGAAACTGATGAGCATTATGGATGGGTTTTTCCTGCTTCTAGCATGGAAGAACCAGGAGCTGAACCTGATAAGCTAAATGGAGTTACAAGTATCAGAGCTCTTTATGAGTTTGCAAGCCCTAATTATTCTGGAAAATATACTGTTCCA GTTCTTTGGGATAAAAAGCTTAAAACAGTTGTCAACAATGAAAGCTCGGATATAATACGTATGATGAACACTGAGTTTAATGATATGGCAGAGAATGTGGATTTGGATTTATACCCTACTCATTTGCAGCCTCTTATTGATGAGGTCAATGAATGGGTATATGATGGAATTAACAATGGTGTTTACAGGTGTGGATTTGCTAAGAAACAAGAGCCTTACGATGAG GCAGTCACAAAGTTATATGAAGCCTTGGACAAGTGTGAAGAGATACTAAGCAAGCAGCGGTACATTTGTGGGAATGTGTTGACTGAAGCTGATGTGCGCTTGTTTGTCACTCTCATAAGATTTGATGAG GTTTATGTTGttcatttcaagtgcaacaaGAAGCTGATACGAGAGTATCCAAATCTGTTCAACTACACCAAAGACATATACCAAACCAATGGCATGAGCAGCACCGTTAACATGGAACACATCAAGAAGCACTACTACGGAAGCCACCCATCCATCAATCCATTCGGTATTGTTCCAATTGGTTCCAACATCGATTTCTCTGCTCCTCATGACAGAGCTCGCTTTGCCCCTTAA